In Kitasatospora gansuensis, a genomic segment contains:
- a CDS encoding TetR/AcrR family transcriptional regulator, whose amino-acid sequence MTQPTRRTRTTYHHGDLRAALITAGIELARTGGPEAVVLREVTRLVGVAPNSAYGHFKTLAALKAAVAKQALCELGAAMAAHVAAVPEPPGPRAAAVFHLGEVGRAYVRFALEEPGLFRTAMDGNPSGVGTPGSAGHQPAPDAQGQPQPDAILLAALERLTGAGILPPQETGAAVTASWATVHGLATILVNLQPGLSAAERDAAIDNGLRVLLLGVTALG is encoded by the coding sequence ATGACCCAGCCCACCCGCCGCACCCGCACCACCTACCACCACGGCGACCTGCGGGCGGCACTGATCACAGCGGGCATCGAACTGGCCCGCACCGGCGGGCCGGAGGCGGTGGTCCTGCGCGAGGTCACCCGCCTCGTCGGGGTCGCCCCCAACTCCGCGTACGGCCACTTCAAGACCCTGGCCGCACTGAAGGCGGCGGTGGCCAAACAGGCCCTGTGCGAGCTGGGAGCGGCCATGGCGGCCCATGTCGCGGCCGTCCCCGAGCCCCCTGGGCCGCGCGCGGCGGCCGTGTTCCACCTGGGCGAAGTCGGCCGCGCGTACGTGCGGTTCGCGCTCGAGGAGCCGGGACTGTTCCGGACCGCCATGGACGGCAACCCCTCGGGGGTCGGCACCCCGGGATCGGCCGGCCACCAGCCGGCCCCCGACGCCCAGGGGCAGCCGCAGCCCGACGCGATCCTCCTGGCGGCGCTCGAGCGGCTGACCGGGGCGGGAATCCTGCCGCCGCAGGAGACCGGCGCGGCGGTGACGGCCAGCTGGGCCACCGTGCACGGGCTGGCCACCATCCTCGTCAACCTCCAGCCCGGCCTCTCGGCCGCCGAACGGGACGCGGCGATCGACAACGGCCTGCGCGTCCTGCTGCTGGGGGTCACGGCACTCGGCTAG
- a CDS encoding SDR family NAD(P)-dependent oxidoreductase, producing MPRGRFAGKVVAITGATSGIGRATALAFAAQGAAVGFCGRRAELGAQVEREIRRAGGTARYVRADVRVEKDVENFVRQTVDSFGGLDIAFNNAGISRTARLHELGTDTFDDVMATNARGVFLSMKYQIPHLLARGGGVVIVTSSSAVEVARPQGAAYSAGKRAVQGLVQAAALDYGRDGIRVNAIMPGTTDTALVRPPGMDDATWTAARAWLGEQNVDGLHRIASPEDIAQAVLGLAADDFAYMTGAGVFVDGGASAGRRLLVPPRP from the coding sequence GTGCCGCGAGGACGTTTCGCGGGGAAGGTGGTGGCCATCACCGGGGCCACCTCGGGGATCGGCCGCGCCACCGCGCTGGCCTTCGCCGCCCAGGGCGCCGCGGTCGGCTTCTGCGGGCGGCGGGCCGAGCTCGGGGCCCAGGTGGAGCGCGAGATCCGCCGGGCGGGCGGCACCGCCCGCTACGTCCGGGCGGACGTCCGGGTCGAGAAGGACGTGGAGAACTTCGTCCGGCAGACCGTCGACTCGTTCGGCGGCCTGGACATCGCCTTCAACAACGCGGGCATCAGCCGCACCGCCCGGCTGCACGAACTGGGCACCGACACCTTCGACGACGTGATGGCGACCAACGCGCGGGGCGTGTTCCTGTCGATGAAGTACCAGATCCCCCACCTGCTGGCGCGCGGTGGCGGGGTGGTGATCGTGACCTCGTCCTCCGCCGTCGAGGTGGCCCGGCCGCAGGGCGCGGCGTACTCGGCGGGCAAGCGCGCGGTCCAGGGCCTGGTGCAGGCCGCCGCGCTCGACTACGGCCGCGACGGCATCCGGGTCAACGCGATCATGCCGGGCACCACGGACACCGCGCTGGTACGGCCGCCGGGGATGGACGACGCGACCTGGACCGCCGCGAGGGCGTGGCTGGGCGAGCAGAACGTCGACGGGCTGCACCGCATCGCCTCACCCGAGGACATCGCCCAGGCGGTCCTGGGCCTGGCGGCGGACGACTTCGCCTACATGACCGGAGCCGGCGTCTTCGTCGACGGCGGCGCCAGCGCCGGCCGCCGCCTGCTTGTCCCGCCCCGGCCCTGA
- a CDS encoding cyclic-phosphate processing receiver domain-containing protein, whose translation MNEDPAAPMPVILGIDDLRPLPRATRIARTSRDGIQLLREHRDGYIDELWLDHDLGGDDNILPVVTLLEEAAFHGQPFDIGTVFVHSANPTGAATVVQALTRWNYRVRRATA comes from the coding sequence ATGAACGAGGACCCAGCCGCGCCGATGCCCGTCATCCTCGGCATCGACGACCTCCGGCCGCTCCCCAGAGCCACCCGGATCGCCCGCACGAGCCGCGACGGCATCCAGCTCCTCCGGGAGCACCGCGACGGCTACATCGACGAACTCTGGCTCGACCACGATCTCGGCGGCGACGACAACATCCTGCCCGTGGTGACCCTCCTGGAGGAAGCCGCCTTCCACGGACAGCCCTTCGACATCGGAACGGTCTTCGTCCACAGCGCCAACCCCACCGGCGCGGCAACCGTCGTCCAGGCACTGACGCGCTGGAACTACCGGGTCCGCCGGGCAACGGCCTAG
- a CDS encoding DUF2306 domain-containing protein: protein MSAPVVTSRPPTATGRPRRGSRSGWTVMLLLSVAITGYSVGQYAAGSLQDLAAGRVGLAPTYAQRPLAVQVAFYVHIVTAGAALAVGPFQFVRAIRRRLPRVHRWIGRAYVAAVGLGSVAALVMSFFNSVAFAGFFGFGSLAVLWGWTTYRGYRAARQGDFAAHQAWMIRSFALTFAAPTLRLWFGVLILLQVLAGRAAGGDVDHMVAQAYAAVPFLCWLPNIVVAELMIRRRGLPGLRFVTP, encoded by the coding sequence ATGTCCGCACCCGTAGTGACCTCCCGCCCGCCCACGGCCACCGGCCGGCCCCGGCGCGGCTCCCGTTCCGGCTGGACCGTGATGCTGCTGCTGTCGGTGGCGATCACCGGCTACTCCGTCGGCCAGTACGCGGCCGGCAGCCTGCAGGACCTCGCCGCCGGCCGGGTCGGCCTCGCGCCGACCTACGCGCAGCGGCCCCTCGCGGTCCAGGTGGCCTTCTACGTCCACATCGTCACCGCCGGGGCGGCCCTGGCCGTGGGCCCGTTCCAGTTCGTCCGCGCGATCCGGCGCCGCCTGCCCCGCGTGCACCGCTGGATCGGGCGCGCCTACGTGGCCGCCGTCGGGCTGGGCTCGGTGGCGGCGCTGGTGATGTCGTTCTTCAACTCCGTGGCGTTCGCCGGGTTCTTCGGCTTCGGCAGCCTCGCCGTGCTCTGGGGGTGGACCACCTACCGCGGCTACCGGGCCGCCCGCCAGGGCGACTTCGCCGCGCACCAAGCCTGGATGATCCGCAGCTTCGCCCTGACCTTCGCGGCGCCGACCCTGCGGCTCTGGTTCGGCGTGCTGATCCTGCTCCAGGTGCTGGCGGGGCGGGCCGCCGGGGGCGACGTGGACCACATGGTCGCCCAGGCCTACGCCGCGGTCCCGTTCCTGTGCTGGCTGCCCAACATCGTCGTCGCCGAACTGATGATCCGCCGCCGCGGCCTCCCGGGCCTGCGCTTCGTCACGCCGTAG